The following proteins come from a genomic window of Gynuella sunshinyii YC6258:
- a CDS encoding LacI family DNA-binding transcriptional regulator: MRKKKVTMMDIASAVGVSQPTVSAIINGSDTIRVSSETNRRVLQIAEEMGYPLRRKVHHDDRSGSLILLINSLNMHDPFISAVSAAQKRAWELNTVLTIFDYEDDMQLLAHMLQQVVRDIDCQGVIYAINSLREITAVTVAAHQKLVYLNCFDSKEIRIPTIVPADFMGGFRATEHLLNQGYRKIAMITGESWSESSNQRVRGYRQAMINADCPINERLIAAGNWSVRQSYLQVRTWLSAGEQIDAIFCASDLMAVGVYQAIQEQGRKIPEDIAVMGFDNQLLAGELLPPLSSIDLPYDEMGRMAVDYCLIGMIEGIAQTKIEGELSVRESTSHNTNAQRHNRAQKNYEQ; encoded by the coding sequence ATGCGCAAGAAAAAAGTCACCATGATGGATATCGCCTCCGCTGTCGGCGTATCGCAACCCACAGTTTCAGCCATTATCAACGGCTCAGATACCATCCGAGTATCCAGTGAGACCAACCGCAGAGTGCTGCAAATCGCCGAAGAAATGGGATACCCCTTAAGGCGAAAGGTGCATCATGATGATCGCTCCGGATCACTCATACTGCTCATTAACAGCCTCAACATGCATGACCCGTTTATCAGTGCGGTTTCCGCCGCTCAAAAACGAGCCTGGGAATTGAATACCGTATTAACCATTTTCGATTACGAAGACGACATGCAACTGTTAGCACACATGCTCCAACAAGTGGTCAGAGATATTGATTGCCAGGGTGTCATTTATGCCATCAACAGTCTGCGCGAAATCACCGCTGTAACCGTTGCCGCTCATCAGAAACTGGTTTATCTCAACTGTTTCGACAGCAAAGAAATACGAATTCCCACCATCGTGCCGGCGGACTTCATGGGAGGCTTTCGTGCCACCGAGCACCTGCTCAATCAGGGATATCGGAAAATAGCCATGATCACCGGAGAGAGCTGGTCGGAATCATCCAATCAACGTGTCAGAGGTTATCGACAGGCCATGATCAACGCAGATTGCCCGATCAACGAGAGGCTGATCGCCGCAGGTAACTGGTCAGTCAGACAGAGCTACCTGCAAGTGCGAACATGGTTGAGTGCCGGAGAGCAGATCGATGCCATCTTCTGCGCCAGCGACCTTATGGCGGTCGGCGTATATCAGGCCATCCAGGAACAGGGCAGAAAGATTCCCGAAGACATCGCCGTTATGGGCTTCGACAACCAACTCCTGGCAGGCGAACTGTTACCACCCCTGAGCAGCATAGATCTGCCCTATGACGAAATGGGCAGAATGGCGGTGGATTACTGTCTGATTGGAATGATCGAAGGCATTGCCCAGACAAAGATTGAAGGAGAACTGTCCGTCCGGGAATCCACTTCCCATAACACCAATGCACAGCGCCATAACCGTGCCCAAAAAAACTATGAACAATAA
- a CDS encoding carbohydrate ABC transporter permease codes for MSFTNSRKEQLSSFSFLLPYLLVFVGMIVVPLFWGIYLSFQKVDLFGPGKFIGLDNYVRLLHDRIFRQTVWNTLYFVILTVPALVVVGLLLALVLNQKTRVTSMLRGVFFASTILSVTVVTLIWRIIFIPNDGLMATLFTHIGLEPISFLSDPDWSLISIAIATVWWCLGLPMILFIAALQQIPREIYEAAAIDGANRWAVFFRITLPSIGRTIVLVIIIEIVMQFQLFGQALLMTNGGPNNSSRSMVMYIYDLGFRRWDVGMAAAASQLLFLIILIAAMAQFYVSRRKGADV; via the coding sequence ATGAGTTTTACCAATAGCCGTAAAGAGCAGCTGTCCAGTTTTTCATTTCTGCTTCCCTATTTATTGGTTTTTGTAGGCATGATAGTCGTGCCGTTGTTCTGGGGGATATATCTCAGTTTTCAGAAAGTGGATTTGTTCGGACCCGGAAAATTTATTGGTCTCGATAACTATGTTCGGTTACTGCATGACAGAATTTTCAGGCAGACCGTCTGGAATACCTTGTACTTTGTTATATTAACCGTTCCGGCGCTGGTCGTAGTCGGTTTGTTATTGGCGCTGGTGTTGAATCAAAAGACCAGGGTGACCAGTATGTTGAGAGGTGTCTTTTTTGCCTCAACCATTCTCTCGGTAACAGTGGTTACCCTCATCTGGCGTATCATTTTTATTCCAAATGATGGGTTGATGGCTACATTATTTACCCATATCGGCCTGGAGCCGATTTCTTTTTTGTCCGATCCGGACTGGTCCCTCATCTCAATTGCCATCGCAACGGTCTGGTGGTGCCTGGGATTACCTATGATCCTGTTTATAGCGGCCCTGCAACAGATCCCAAGAGAGATCTATGAGGCCGCAGCCATCGATGGCGCCAATCGCTGGGCGGTGTTCTTTCGAATCACATTACCCTCTATCGGCAGAACCATCGTACTGGTGATCATTATTGAAATTGTCATGCAGTTCCAATTATTTGGACAGGCACTGCTCATGACCAATGGTGGTCCGAATAACAGCTCCAGATCCATGGTGATGTATATCTACGATCTGGGATTCCGGCGTTGGGATGTTGGTATGGCAGCGGCGGCGTCGCAATTGCTGTTTCTGATCATTCTCATTGCTGCCATGGCACAGTTTTATGTAAGCCGTCGTAAGGGAGCTGACGTATGA
- a CDS encoding glycoside hydrolase family 43 protein, whose protein sequence is MTTNPIILQRADPQILLHSDNRYYFIASVPEYDRIELRRADSITELATTADIVTVWHKPDSGPASDLIWAPEIHHIFGHWVIYFAAAPNREIFNDAFQHRMYALTCHDEDPISGKWTFAGQVDSGIDTFCLDATVFTHQQQHYYVWAQKHPVHKGNSCLYIATLADATTLNSQPVMISRPEFEWEIKGFWVNEGPAVIIRNGKIFISYSASATDERYCLGLLWAGEHENLLDPKAWHKGPRPVFASRPEADIYGPGHNSFTRDREHTKDYLVYHARNYTDIQGDPLWDPNRHTCVQTFHWDEQGFPVFGEPQPEMNDD, encoded by the coding sequence ATGACCACTAACCCAATCATATTGCAGCGGGCCGATCCACAGATTCTGCTGCACAGCGATAACCGCTACTACTTTATCGCCTCAGTACCCGAATACGACCGCATAGAACTGCGCCGTGCCGATTCCATCACCGAGCTGGCCACCACCGCAGACATCGTCACCGTCTGGCACAAACCCGACAGCGGGCCAGCGAGCGACCTCATATGGGCACCTGAAATTCACCACATTTTTGGACACTGGGTCATCTACTTTGCCGCCGCTCCCAACCGGGAAATATTCAACGACGCATTCCAGCATCGAATGTACGCCCTGACCTGCCATGACGAAGACCCCATCTCCGGTAAGTGGACCTTCGCCGGCCAGGTCGATTCCGGCATCGACACCTTCTGTCTCGATGCCACCGTGTTTACCCATCAGCAACAGCATTACTACGTCTGGGCCCAGAAACACCCGGTACACAAAGGCAACTCCTGCCTCTACATTGCCACCCTGGCCGATGCCACCACCCTGAACAGCCAGCCAGTGATGATCAGCCGGCCTGAGTTCGAATGGGAAATCAAAGGCTTCTGGGTCAACGAAGGTCCGGCCGTTATCATTCGCAACGGCAAAATATTCATCAGCTACTCCGCCAGTGCCACCGACGAACGCTACTGCCTGGGCCTGCTGTGGGCTGGTGAGCATGAGAACCTGCTGGACCCCAAAGCCTGGCATAAAGGCCCCCGGCCGGTATTTGCCAGCCGCCCCGAGGCGGACATCTACGGCCCCGGCCACAACAGCTTTACCCGCGACCGCGAACACACCAAAGACTACCTCGTATACCACGCCCGCAACTACACCGACATCCAGGGAGATCCCCTGTGGGACCCCAACCGCCACACCTGCGTGCAGACCTTCCACTGGGATGAACAGGGCTTTCCCGTATTTGGCGAGCCACAGCCGGAAATGAACGATGACTGA
- a CDS encoding carbohydrate ABC transporter permease — MTQLKVLQPDKSGINRRKHSVAVREVSLFGSRNQRFGMWSAGILALIMLSPFLWTVGLSLKSNQELMLGTEAVFHFPYTLQNYLDILKSSSVFGWLKNSFIVSCCMTAGVLILSSLGGYAFAKLEFPYKNTLYIVVLMGLAVPEQAVIIARHQIFSLLGLHNTYASLVLPGLAGPFGVFLMTQFFKAIPSEITEAAVLDGASKFKVFWKVLLPLTLPAQATLGILTFLTSWNDYFWPLISATEQEMFTLTVGIASSQMNFAQSEGLGYLSSQAVFSALPIILVYIFFQKHIVTAVAGGAVKQ; from the coding sequence ATGACCCAGTTAAAAGTATTACAGCCAGACAAATCCGGAATAAACCGCCGTAAACATTCTGTAGCGGTTCGCGAAGTTTCATTATTTGGTTCCAGAAACCAGCGCTTTGGCATGTGGAGTGCCGGTATACTGGCGTTGATCATGTTGTCTCCATTTTTGTGGACCGTAGGCCTGAGCCTCAAATCCAATCAGGAACTCATGCTCGGAACAGAAGCCGTATTCCATTTTCCATATACCCTGCAGAACTATCTGGACATCCTCAAAAGTTCATCGGTATTTGGCTGGTTAAAAAACAGCTTTATCGTTTCCTGCTGTATGACGGCGGGGGTGTTAATTCTGTCCTCATTGGGAGGGTATGCATTTGCAAAGCTGGAATTTCCCTACAAGAACACACTATACATAGTGGTCCTGATGGGATTGGCTGTTCCAGAGCAGGCCGTCATTATTGCCCGTCATCAGATATTCAGTCTGTTGGGGTTGCACAATACCTATGCCAGTTTAGTGCTGCCAGGATTGGCCGGACCGTTTGGCGTATTCCTGATGACCCAGTTTTTCAAAGCCATCCCATCAGAAATCACCGAAGCCGCCGTACTCGATGGTGCCAGCAAATTCAAAGTATTCTGGAAAGTGCTGTTACCGCTGACCCTTCCGGCTCAGGCCACCCTGGGGATCCTGACGTTTTTAACCTCCTGGAATGACTACTTCTGGCCGCTGATCTCTGCTACAGAACAGGAAATGTTTACCCTGACAGTGGGCATTGCATCATCGCAAATGAATTTCGCCCAAAGCGAGGGGCTTGGTTATCTATCGTCTCAGGCTGTGTTTTCAGCACTGCCTATCATCCTGGTCTATATCTTCTTCCAGAAACACATTGTCACGGCTGTGGCCGGTGGGGCAGTCAAACAATAA
- a CDS encoding ABC transporter substrate-binding protein, with protein sequence MKKQPLLLPVILSVCMAAGGAMAKTELHLQRFFGACDAQYGTNTDVDKAEGECGIMTSLINQFSAEHPDIKVKVTTVEWPGYDQLTAQMASRTPPDLVTMHNSVISDYQSRRLILPIDDLMKQAGVALDDFTDTAARGIVKEGQVYGLPIDTWTMLFHINLKLMKQAGLVSEDGQLMLPHTPEELLQQARQFKKATGKPYLVQILSNETSAYTRLFYTYMFEQDSDFFANPDKVSLQSDKARNIVNMLKQIYDEDLTTKNMDYPASVSGFTNGDGGILMNGNWLLGAFEVESHNPDSEIYNAYMAVPYPQLFQNDKLYVDGHSWVMPNKKRDKAKLAATAEFFKFMKENDYQWSRTGHLPSVKSVLTMPEFLKLPHRQSLLSVTTRGTGLPEGVKRQFAVQDILGEELAAAVTGVKPIDEALKEAERRINDMLANL encoded by the coding sequence ATGAAAAAACAACCTCTACTGCTACCGGTCATCCTGTCGGTCTGCATGGCAGCCGGCGGTGCGATGGCAAAAACAGAACTGCACCTGCAACGCTTTTTCGGTGCCTGTGATGCTCAATACGGTACCAATACCGATGTAGATAAAGCCGAAGGCGAATGCGGCATCATGACCAGCCTGATCAATCAGTTCTCCGCAGAACATCCGGACATCAAAGTCAAAGTCACCACGGTTGAATGGCCGGGATATGACCAGCTCACCGCTCAGATGGCATCCCGCACGCCACCGGACCTGGTTACCATGCATAATTCCGTCATCTCCGATTACCAGTCCCGCCGATTGATTTTGCCCATTGATGATTTGATGAAACAGGCCGGGGTTGCTTTAGACGACTTCACCGATACCGCTGCCCGTGGCATCGTCAAAGAAGGTCAGGTATATGGCCTGCCAATCGATACCTGGACCATGCTGTTTCACATCAACCTGAAACTGATGAAACAGGCCGGTCTGGTGAGCGAAGACGGCCAGCTGATGTTGCCTCACACCCCGGAAGAATTATTGCAGCAGGCGCGGCAGTTTAAAAAAGCCACCGGCAAACCCTACCTGGTACAGATTCTCTCCAACGAAACCTCAGCCTATACCCGGCTGTTCTATACCTACATGTTTGAACAGGATTCCGACTTTTTCGCCAACCCCGACAAAGTATCCTTACAAAGCGACAAAGCCCGCAACATAGTTAACATGCTAAAACAAATTTACGATGAAGACCTGACCACCAAAAACATGGATTACCCGGCATCGGTATCCGGATTCACCAATGGTGATGGTGGCATCCTCATGAACGGCAACTGGTTGTTAGGTGCATTCGAAGTGGAATCCCACAATCCAGACAGCGAAATCTACAATGCCTACATGGCCGTTCCTTATCCGCAACTGTTCCAGAACGACAAACTCTACGTCGACGGACACTCATGGGTCATGCCCAATAAAAAACGGGATAAAGCCAAACTGGCCGCCACTGCCGAATTCTTCAAATTCATGAAAGAAAACGACTATCAATGGTCGCGCACCGGTCATCTGCCCAGCGTGAAATCCGTTTTGACCATGCCGGAATTCTTAAAACTCCCACACCGCCAGTCACTGCTCTCCGTCACCACACGCGGAACCGGCTTGCCTGAAGGTGTCAAACGCCAGTTTGCCGTTCAGGATATTCTCGGTGAAGAACTGGCCGCAGCAGTCACCGGGGTCAAACCCATTGATGAAGCCCTGAAAGAAGCTGAGCGTCGCATCAACGACATGTTGGCCAATCTGTAA